TCCGCAAATTTCTGGAGTATGCCCGGAAAAGCAACCTGAAAGGGATTACGATGTTCCGTGATTCTTCCATGGAAGGAGTACTCTCCGACAAGACCGGGAAGATTGCGGAATGTGCCAGGGAGTTCACCGATCTCGACGAACGAACCGGCAGCACATTTAAATGGCGTGGCCCGGCCCCGCTTTATATCACCGCCAACCGAGGACATCAGGGGCATGTCCGGGAAGTTTTCCTGAACACGACCAAGTCCGGTTCAACGCTGCATGGAATGAGCGAAGCCCTGGGTCGGGTCATATCAGTTGCGCTGCAGCACGACTACCGGCTGGTTGGCAAGATTGCCAGAACACTTGAAGATATTTCATCCGATGGCGCCTGGGTGAACGGCAATATCGGCAGGGTCTATTCAATTCCCGCTGCGCTTGCCAAGGTTCTCGACAAGTGCTCGGAAAATGAGGTTGAGGGTGATCCGGCACCCTATGTGGAACCATCCACCTACACCTCCTGTCCCTCCTGTGGCAAGCTTTCACTGCGAAGAAGTGGCGGGTGCAATCAGTGTATCAGCTGTGGGTATTCATCATGCTGATTCTGCTCAGCGAAGTCGCTATCTGCTGAGGGGCAAAGTTAAAAAAAAAGAGGGGGCGCCGTTATGAAAACGGCGCCCCCTCTTTTGTATTGCGTACGGAATGAGTGTAATGGATCAGGAGGTCAATTCAACCCGGAAGATCACGAGCGGATCAATGCCTCCGGTCCATTCGAACTCAACTTTGTATTGTCCGGGTTCTGCAACAAGATCCGAAATGTCTTCCGTGATCGGGTCGAGTTTCTCATATGATTTTATTTCCGTGGCCGACGACTTGAAATCTTTTGCTTTCCATTTTGTCACCTTCTCTTTCTTGCCGTCCGGTCCGATCAGCCATACCAGCCCTTCTGTTTCGACCGACCGGCGTCCGGTGGCGTAAAAAGTCAGATTGCTCTGTTTGCCGGTTTCCGGGAGATTGAAGGAATAGATGTTGTTTTTGGAGAACTTCGGGGCTCCGGCAAAACCCTTGGTGTTGTTGACATGGGTTGTGGGCTGGTGCGCCTTCTCGATAGTTTTCGTGAGAACCGGGGCAGGAGTCTTTTCCGGTTCTGGAGCGACGGCAGGATTGACCACAGGCTGGTAGTTAGCGAGGGCGGTAAGGCTTTTCAGCTGAACGTCGACTCTTTGGATTTCGTTTCGAACTTCGGTCAGACCGGTATTGTCGCTTTGACCGGCGATGGTTTTTTCCAGCTCTGAGAGTTCCCGGGAATATGCCTCAAACTGGGGTCTGATGGATGCCGCAAATTTTTTCTGAATCAAGACCAGGTTGTTCAGATCGGCGGCATGAACAGGGTGCACGGTGATGGCAGTGAATGTGGCCAGCAGGAAAAGGGCGCAGAGTTGATTGCGGAGACTCATTCAGGTTTTCCCCCCTTTGGTAAGTTGAATGGCATGAGAATGCCTGCGAACTACTGCAGTTTTCAAACGGTCATTATATAAAATATTATGGCGAAATACAAGCGTTTAATTAATTACTAAACAACCTGCTTCTGAAAGATATCGAATGGAAGTCAATCAAAGATGGTGAATTGCTGGATACTTTGTTTATTCACCAATGATTTTAACCAGGACCCGTTTTTTTCTCCGGCCATCAAATTCTCCATAAAAAATCTGCTCCCAGGTTCCGAAATCAAGCTGCCCGTCGGTGATGGCTACAACCACTTCCCGACCCATGATCTGACGTTTGAGGTGGGCGTCGGCGTTGTCTTCATGACCGTTGTGTCGATACTGGGAGACAGGTTCATGCGGGGCCAGTTTTTCGAGCCATACTTCATAATCGTGATGCAGCCCTGATTCGTCATCGTTAATAAAGACCGAGGCTGTGATGTGCATGGCATTGCAGAGCAGGAGGCCTTCTCTGATGCCGCTTTCCCGCAGGCATTGTTCAACTTGCGGAGTGATGTTGACCAGCCCTCTTCGAGACGGGATCTGGAACCATAATTCCTTGCGATAGCTTTTCATTCGGGTTCCCTCGGGAAATATTGTTAGATGACTTGCGGAACAACATAATTTAACAATAAAAAAAACAAAACAAAGCCGGAGGATGTTTTGTGTTGAGCGATTGCTCTGCCGTTATCTTGTAATTATTTGATTTGATTAGTAAATACAATATGTTATATAGAAAAATTGTAAATAGTCAGGGGG
This genomic window from Pseudomonadota bacterium contains:
- a CDS encoding secondary thiamine-phosphate synthase enzyme YjbQ is translated as MKSYRKELWFQIPSRRGLVNITPQVEQCLRESGIREGLLLCNAMHITASVFINDDESGLHHDYEVWLEKLAPHEPVSQYRHNGHEDNADAHLKRQIMGREVVVAITDGQLDFGTWEQIFYGEFDGRRKKRVLVKIIGE